Proteins encoded in a region of the Leishmania panamensis strain MHOM/PA/94/PSC-1 chromosome 7 sequence genome:
- a CDS encoding protein phosphatase inhibitor, putative (TriTrypDB/GeneDB-style sysID: LpmP.07.0810), with the protein MDAVSVRQQQSRVDRADSLVPTRTAVLHLRPAPTAEEVEVAQRQHNMRVTWDPEVHEPENQHVSKCCCVFHKKKLFGESSSESSTDDSSDDSKDVDATGAGGNGTGGVHHQGGCEGGCQDAHQHPPRKHRLRCTKAHCYCGTRFH; encoded by the coding sequence ATGGACGCGGTATCCGTacgtcagcagcagagccgtGTGGATCGAGCCGACAGCCTTGTGCCGACGCGCacggctgtgctgcacctccgccctGCCCCGAccgcggaggaggtggaggtggcgcagcggcagcacaacaTGCGTGTCACGTGGGACCCGGAGGTTCATGAGCCGGAAAATCAGCACGTTAGCAAATGTTGCTGCGTTTTTCACAAGAAGAAGCTCTTTGGCGAGAGTAGCAGCGAGAGTAGCaccgacgacagcagcgacgacagcaaGGATGTCGACGCCaccggcgctggcggcaacggcacGGGGGGCGTGCACCACCAGGGAGGGTGCGAGGGCGGCTGCCAGGATGCTCACCAGCACCCGCCACGCAAGCACCGCCTCAGGTGCACGAAGGCGCACTGCTATTGCGGTACTCGTTTCCACTGA